CCCTCGTCGACGGGCTGGGCTCCCAGACCCGGTGAGACATGTTTCGTGGGCTTCACGGCACCCTCCCTTGCGGACAACCCGTAAGGAGAGTGGAGGCGCCGGGGACAGGCGGGAAGCACCGGAGGGTTCCACCCCGGGCTCTTGCCTGGCTGCCTGCCCCAGGACCCAAGGTGGCGCTTCGACCGTTGAGGCGCCGCCTCAGGGAGAAACTCTTACTGGATCCGGCCCGCCCGTTACCGGAACCAGGCCGCGGTATGGCGCCCCAGTCTTAGAAAGGGGCGCCTGCGACAGGAGGGCTAGGCCTCCTTGGCCATGGTTCCTTCCGGCACCGACTCGCGGGCCTGGAGCATCGTGCTGCTGGCATAGAGGCTCACCCCCACCATGCTCAGGACGGCGGCCTCCGCCAGAGGGCCGATCACCGTGCCCATCAGAGCCATGACTCCTCCGCCTGCCATGAACGCCGCCACCATCGCCCCCGCCACCTTTCTCATCGCACGCTCCTGAGCATCCGGGCTCTTCACCCTGGCTTTGTTGCGAGCAGAGTCTCTTCAATCCATGTGCCAGACCATCGCGCCTTGGGCGGGAACATGTGTTGACCACTGCGTTGACCACCGAGGCGAATCTTTTTCCCAGGTAGGAGGGGGAGCGGCTGCAAACAGGGAGCAGATCCCACGTTGCCTGTCGGAAATTTTTCCCGCTCCGCAGGGCCATCCCGCAGTGGGCATTTCGTAACCACTGATGATCCAATGGTTTTCTCTCCCCGGGACCTTGGCACAGCCGGTGCTATTGAAACCGCGCCGAGGCCATCTGGCTCTTGCTTCCGTATGGAGCCTGAGCGGTGGCGTGGACACACGTGACTGAGGAGAAGAGAACGATGAGCAAGACTCGGGTGAGGCTCTGGGCGGTGGTGGGCGGTCTGCTCCTGGCGGGATGCTCCCACAAGCCTGCGGTGAAGGTGGACAACTCGGACCATCCGTACCGCATCGGCCGTGAGGACGTGCTGGACATCGCCGTGTGGCGGGATGGAGACCTGTCTCGCACCTTGCCGGTCCGTCCAGATGGTTACATCTCCATGCCCATGACGGGGGATGTCATGGCCGCGGGCAAGACGCCCACCGAGCTGGGCGAGGAGATCAAGGAGCGCCTCAAGCCGTACGTGCAGGAGCCGCGCGTGACGGTCATCCTCCGCGAGGTGAACAGCAGCCGCGTGTTCGTCACCGGTGAGGTGGCGCACCCGGGCGCGTATCCGCTGCGTGGGCGCGTCTCGCTCATCCAGGCGATTGCCCTGGCGGGCGGCTTCACGGACTTCGCCAACTCGGACGGCATCGTCGTCATCCGCAACGACGGCCAGGGCGGGCAGATCCCGGTGCGCTACAGCGACCTGGTCTCTCCCAAGGACACCCAGGAACTCTTCCTCCGTCCGGGCGACACCATCGTTGTTCCGTAAGCGGTGGGGTGAGGCGCACACAGACGTAGGCCAAGGGGACGGGCGAGGAGAATCAAGGTGATGGGTGCGATGCGAAAGCTCTTGGTGGCGTGCATGCTGCTCGCCGGGCCCTCCGCATTCGCGGCGCGGGTCTTCGACTCCTCGCTGCGGCTGACGGCCGAGGGCCGCTATGACGATGACTTCCGGGCGGGAGACCCGGGGGCGGCCACGGGAACCGGCGGACAGCTGATGAGCAAGCTGTCCCCGCGCCTGGGGCTGGAGATGAAGGATCCCCTGTCCACGGGGGATGCCTTCTACGCGGCGGACTTGCTGATGCGCTACGGCTCGGGCAACACCACGGTGGATCACCGGGCCGGGGTGGACCTGCGCCAGACGCTCACCCGGCGCATGCGCCTGGAGCTCAGCGGCCGGTTCTTCCGCGTGACGGACCCCACGTCCCTGCCCCGGCAGGGCATGCCCCGCTCGCGGGCGCCCATCCTCTATGGGCAGGCGAAGGTGGCCACCACGGGGCGGCTGACGCGGCGGCTGGACGTCCGCGCCGGCTATGCCTTCGAAGGGGCCAGTGTGGACGAGCCCGGCCGCGAGCCGGGGTACGTGCACATGCCGTCCATCGAGATGTGGTACCGCAGCACCCGGCGGCTGTCGCTGGGGCTCGAGTACCGCTACCAGGGTTTCTTGTACGGCAATGACTTCTCGGATGCGCACGGTGCGTTTGGCGGCCTGCGCTACCGGCTCACCCGGCTCACGGCGCTGACGGTTCGCGGCGGGCCCGTGCTCTTCCGCGGTGAGGATGGGACGAATGGGGTACTGCCCCGCGTGTCGGTGGAGCTGGCGCGCGAAGGGGAGCTGTTTGACCTGGGCCTGCTGGCGGGACACGACCTGGTGGGCGCCAGCGGTTTCACCAACACGTTGTGGGCGGATTACGCCTCGCTCGTGGCGGCCCGCCGGTTCACGGAGCGGCTGTCCGTGTACGGCGCGGGGAGCTACTTCCGCAACGGCCGCGCGCCGGGGCACGGCGTGTGGAGTCTGGGCAGTTCCACGGAGGTTTCGCAGGGCTATGCAGTGGGAGGCGGCGTCGACTACCGGCTCAGCCGGTACCTGACGCTGCAGGCGGCCGTGGACCGCATTGCCCAGGTGGGCAATGGCGAAGCGGCGGATGGTGTGGACCTGACGCGCAACGTTGCGGCGGTCCGGTTGTTGATCACGGCTTGGTAGTGCACCTGAGTGAGGAGGAGAGGATCATGGAGCGTGGGATGACGGGGGACCAGGTGCTGGCAGCCCTCTGGCGTCGGAAGGCACTGGTGGGAGCCATCACGGCTGCGGTGTTCGCGGTGGGTACGGCCGTGGTGATGACCCGGCCGAGCATGTACGAGGCGTCCTCGGTGGTTCGCGTGGAGCCGCAGCGGCCCGGGGAGGAGATGGTGCAGCGCACGGTGAGCGAGCTCATCGAGCAGCGGCTGCTCACGGTCCGCCAGGAGCTGATGGCGCGGCCGGTGCTGCAGAAGGCCATCGAGGAGATGAACCTCTATCCGGAGATCGTCTCCGAGAAGGGCATCGAGAGCGCGGTGGTGCAGATGCGCAAGGACCTGACGGTGCGCGTGGAGGGCGAGAACGCCTTCGAAATCACCTTCACGAGCCGGGATCCGCAGGTGGCCGCGCAGGTGGCCAACCGCCTGCCGGCCCTGTTCGCCGAGGAGACGCTGAAGCTGCGCCAGGCCCAGGCCTCGCGCGCCACCCAGCTCTTCTCGGAGGAGATGGACGCGCTGGCCAAGAGCGTGTCCACCTGGGAGCGCCGCATCGCCCAGTTCAAGGTGGACCACATGGGTGAGCTGCCCGAGCAGCTTGAGATGAACATGCGCGGCCTGGAGCGCGTGAGCCAGCTCATGCAGACCAAGTCCGAGGAGCTGCGCGCGGCGGAGGCCCGGCGCTCGGATCTGGCCCGTGCCCGCAACGCCGCCGACAGCGAGGCTGGCCGCCTGGAGGCCGCCGAGAGTGGCCTGTCCCGTGCCCTGGTGAATGCCAAGACCACGTGGACCGAGGACCACCCCGAGGTGAAGCGCCTCAACAACGAGCTGGAGACCATGACGGTGCGCCGCAAGGACGCCGAGGGCCGCCTGGTGGCGGACCGCCAGGAGCGGGCCCGCGTGGCCACCCTCATCGAGGCCATCCAGGGAGAGATCAAGGACCTGCAGACCCAGGCCGAGGCCTTCCAGAAGCGCCTGGACAACACCCCGCGCTGGGCGCACGAGCTGGGAGTGCTCCACCGGGACTACGAGATTGCCCGCACGAAGTACCAGAGCGTGGTCTCCCGCCGGGTGGAGGCGGAGATCGCCGAGGGGCTGGAGGCCAAGACGGCGCAGAGCCTCTTCAACGTCATCTCCCCCGCGGGTGTGCCCGCGGTGCCTGCCCGGCCGGACCGCTTCACGGGCATGCTCATCGCGCTGCTGGTGGCCCTGGGCCTGGGCGTGCTGACCGGGGTGGTGCTCGAGATGCGTGACGACAGCATCCGCGATGGCCACGAGCTGCGCGAGCGGCTCACCCTGCCGGTGCTGGCGGTGGTCCCGAACATGCAAGGTAAGACCGAGAAGCGGGTGCTGATGCCCACGTCCCAGTCGCGAAGCGGGATTTCTTCCCCGACGACGCTGAACTGAGGCTGAAAAAAGGACGGAGGAATTAGGGTCATGGATCAGACGATTGAGCGGGCGGGTAACTTCCTTCCTCGAGTGGATGAGTCGGCGGGTAACCCCAATGCAGTGGATCGCCGGGTGGTGTCGCTGACGGCACCGGCGTCGGCCGCGGCGGAGCAGTACCGCAGCCTGTACTACCGGCTGGAGCGGCTTCGCGAGGCGAAGCCCATGAGGGTCATCGCGTTGACTTCGGCCATGCCAGGCGAGGGCAAGACGGTGACGGCGGTGAACCTGGCGCTGGCAGCGGCCCGAGCGAACCCCGAGCGGCGCATCCTCCTCATCGATGCGGACCTGCGCCGCAGCCAGGTGGGCACGGTGCTGGGCATCCGCGGCAAGATGGGCCTGGCGGAGCTGCTGGCCGGTGAGTGCGAGGTGCGCGATGTCATCCGGCGCTTCCACGGCACGCGCCTGGCGGTCATCCCCGCGGGCAGCACGCCGGAGGAGCCCACGCAGGTGCTGGCCAGCACGCGGATGAAGCAGTTCCTGCATGCGGTGCGGGAGAACTTCGAGGAGGTGTACATCGACCTGCCTCCCACGCTGCCCTTCGCCGATGCGGCCATCCTCGGCCACCAGATGGACGGGGTGCTCATGGTGGTGCGTGCCAACGTCACGCCCATCCGTGCGGTGAACCAGGCGGTGGAGCAGCTGGGCGGCGCGCCCATCCTGGGCTCGGTGCTCAACGGGGCGGAGGTGAACACCACCCCGTACCTGAAGAACTACATGAAGTCGAAGTAGCAGTGGCCGTCAGAGGCCCCACCGCCGCTCCCCGCCCGTTTCCGGGGGGAGCGGCGGGCTGGGGCCCGGTGCAGTGCGGTGCGGTGCGGTGCAATTGGGTGCGGTGCGGTTGACGGTTGGAGGGGTGCACGTGCTTCGGGTTTTCCACCACTATTTTTCATCCAGGAAGCTGACGTTCTTTCTCGCCGAGAGCTCGGCGATCGCGCTGGCGTGTGTGCTGGGCGCAGCCGGGTGCGTGTGGATGTTCTCCACCGAAGGCTCGCGGCCCCCGATGCTGGCGCTGCTGCCCACGCTGCTGGCGCTGAGCGCGGCCTTCGTCCTGGCCTTCCAGTTCACGCTGTACCTGCTGGACCTGTATGACCTGCGCGTGGCGGCCGAGGACCGTCAGCGCGGCTACCGCTTCCTGAAGGCCGCGGGGCTCACCGCGGCCGCCGTGGGCGGGGCCATGATGGCGCTGCCGCTGGTGGTGCCGGTGCAGTTCCCGCCCGGGACGCTCCTGGGCGGCGCCATGGGCGCCCTGGCCGGCACCCTGCTGGTGCGCGTGTCCATGTACGCCCTGGTGGGCGAGCCCAGCCCGGTGCTGCTCATCGGCGATGGCGTCAAGGCCCGCGCGGTGATGAAG
This region of Stigmatella aurantiaca genomic DNA includes:
- a CDS encoding GumC family protein, with the translated sequence MERGMTGDQVLAALWRRKALVGAITAAVFAVGTAVVMTRPSMYEASSVVRVEPQRPGEEMVQRTVSELIEQRLLTVRQELMARPVLQKAIEEMNLYPEIVSEKGIESAVVQMRKDLTVRVEGENAFEITFTSRDPQVAAQVANRLPALFAEETLKLRQAQASRATQLFSEEMDALAKSVSTWERRIAQFKVDHMGELPEQLEMNMRGLERVSQLMQTKSEELRAAEARRSDLARARNAADSEAGRLEAAESGLSRALVNAKTTWTEDHPEVKRLNNELETMTVRRKDAEGRLVADRQERARVATLIEAIQGEIKDLQTQAEAFQKRLDNTPRWAHELGVLHRDYEIARTKYQSVVSRRVEAEIAEGLEAKTAQSLFNVISPAGVPAVPARPDRFTGMLIALLVALGLGVLTGVVLEMRDDSIRDGHELRERLTLPVLAVVPNMQGKTEKRVLMPTSQSRSGISSPTTLN
- a CDS encoding polysaccharide biosynthesis/export family protein, with protein sequence MSKTRVRLWAVVGGLLLAGCSHKPAVKVDNSDHPYRIGREDVLDIAVWRDGDLSRTLPVRPDGYISMPMTGDVMAAGKTPTELGEEIKERLKPYVQEPRVTVILREVNSSRVFVTGEVAHPGAYPLRGRVSLIQAIALAGGFTDFANSDGIVVIRNDGQGGQIPVRYSDLVSPKDTQELFLRPGDTIVVP
- a CDS encoding CpsD/CapB family tyrosine-protein kinase, which produces MDQTIERAGNFLPRVDESAGNPNAVDRRVVSLTAPASAAAEQYRSLYYRLERLREAKPMRVIALTSAMPGEGKTVTAVNLALAAARANPERRILLIDADLRRSQVGTVLGIRGKMGLAELLAGECEVRDVIRRFHGTRLAVIPAGSTPEEPTQVLASTRMKQFLHAVRENFEEVYIDLPPTLPFADAAILGHQMDGVLMVVRANVTPIRAVNQAVEQLGGAPILGSVLNGAEVNTTPYLKNYMKSK